In a single window of the Halanaerobiaceae bacterium ANBcell28 genome:
- the typA gene encoding translational GTPase TypA — MIKTQEIINIAIIAHVDAGKSTLVDAFLNQSGVFRENEEVVDCVMDRNDLERERGITIYSKNCAIEYEGIKMNIVDTPGHADFSSEVERVIKAVDTAVLIVDSSEGPMPQTRFVLQKSLELGIKPILFINKMDKKNARAEEVTDMVLDLFIDLEADDQQLEFPIVYGVARDGIAYTEDNLDSQDLSPLFETILEHVEPYPDYDEDPLQMQIYDLDYDDYLGRIGIGRIYKGSIKSGETVAVSKRDGSIQKNRISKLFSYQGLNKLAVDEAHSGDLVAIAGIDHISIGETICNPDNINPMKMLKIEEPTLSMNFSVNDSPFVGQSGDFLTTRHLKDRLEKELEVNVGIRVEKIENSDSFKVSGRGELHLSILLENMRREGYELSVSKPEVLFHKENGKVMEPVERVVIETPEEYSGTIISKLNQRKGLMQSMKAINDYVRLEFMVATRGLIGYKSEFINDTRGEGTLIRSFERYEEYKGEMPDRINGVLISQNQGTAMAYSLFNLSQRATIFIKPGTEVYEGMIIGMNSRDNDLTVNPCKNKKLTNTRAAGSDDALNLTSPKIFTLEEAIEFISDDELIEITPDAIRLRKKLLKEHERVKYNKNK; from the coding sequence ATGATAAAAACACAAGAAATAATAAATATAGCAATCATAGCTCACGTTGATGCAGGGAAGTCAACACTGGTTGATGCCTTTTTGAACCAAAGTGGGGTATTTAGAGAAAATGAAGAAGTAGTAGATTGTGTAATGGATAGAAATGATTTAGAAAGAGAACGTGGCATTACCATCTACTCCAAAAACTGTGCCATAGAGTATGAAGGAATCAAAATGAATATTGTTGATACACCTGGACATGCTGACTTCTCTTCAGAAGTTGAAAGGGTTATAAAAGCTGTTGATACAGCTGTTTTGATAGTAGACTCAAGTGAAGGCCCTATGCCTCAAACCAGATTTGTCTTGCAAAAGTCACTGGAATTAGGGATTAAGCCAATTCTTTTTATCAACAAAATGGACAAGAAAAACGCTAGAGCCGAGGAAGTCACTGACATGGTTCTAGACCTATTTATTGATCTGGAAGCAGATGATCAGCAATTAGAATTCCCTATTGTTTATGGTGTTGCCAGGGATGGTATCGCTTATACTGAAGACAATTTAGATAGCCAAGACTTAAGTCCTCTATTTGAAACAATTCTGGAACATGTTGAACCTTATCCCGATTATGATGAAGACCCTTTACAAATGCAAATATACGACCTTGATTATGACGATTATTTGGGACGTATTGGAATTGGTAGAATTTATAAAGGGAGTATAAAATCAGGAGAAACTGTTGCGGTCTCTAAAAGAGATGGTTCCATACAGAAAAATCGTATAAGTAAATTATTTAGCTATCAGGGTTTAAACAAGCTTGCTGTTGATGAAGCACATAGTGGCGATCTAGTTGCTATTGCTGGAATTGATCATATCTCTATTGGTGAAACCATTTGTAACCCAGATAATATTAATCCCATGAAAATGCTCAAAATTGAAGAACCAACTCTTTCTATGAACTTTTCAGTAAATGATTCTCCCTTCGTTGGACAAAGTGGTGATTTCTTAACTACCAGACATTTAAAAGATCGTCTGGAAAAAGAGCTGGAAGTTAATGTAGGAATAAGAGTAGAGAAAATAGAAAATAGTGATTCTTTTAAGGTCTCAGGTCGCGGTGAGCTCCATCTTTCCATTTTACTGGAAAACATGAGACGAGAAGGTTATGAATTATCAGTTTCAAAGCCAGAAGTATTATTTCATAAAGAGAATGGCAAAGTTATGGAGCCAGTTGAAAGGGTAGTAATAGAAACACCTGAAGAATATTCAGGTACTATCATCTCCAAATTGAATCAGAGAAAAGGTCTAATGCAATCCATGAAAGCCATTAACGATTATGTTAGACTGGAGTTTATGGTAGCAACTCGTGGTTTAATCGGTTACAAAAGTGAATTTATCAATGACACCCGTGGTGAAGGTACTCTTATCAGATCTTTTGAAAGATATGAAGAATACAAGGGTGAAATGCCAGATCGTATAAATGGTGTGCTGATATCTCAAAATCAAGGAACTGCCATGGCCTATTCTCTATTTAACTTAAGTCAGAGAGCTACTATCTTTATCAAGCCAGGAACTGAGGTTTATGAGGGTATGATTATCGGTATGAACAGTCGTGATAACGATCTTACTGTTAACCCCTGTAAGAATAAGAAGCTGACAAATACTAGAGCCGCAGGTTCTGATGACGCCCTTAATCTTACATCGCCAAAAATATTTACGCTTGAAGAAGCCATTGAATTTATTAGTGATGATGAACTAATAGAAATAACACCAGATGCTATCAGACTTAGAAAGAAACTGCTTAAAGAACATGAACGGGTAAAATATAATAAAAACAAATAA